The Flavobacteriales bacterium genome contains the following window.
AGACAGCTTGCAGATCATTCCTGACCTGCCGGACGGCTGCACGGTGGGGCAGGGGCTCTGCACGGTGCAAGGCAACTTCCTCGGCACGATCGATCTGCCCTTGAACTTCGCGGGGTACCATCTCTATTTTCAGCTCTGCTGCCGCAACAACGACATCCTCAACCTTAACAACCCGGGCGGCACCGGGATCGGCTACTACGCTTTCGTACCACCGCCATTGGTGCAGAACAGCAGCCCGGTCTGGATCGGTATTCCCACACCGTTCCTCTGCATCAACGACACGAGCACCTTCGTCAACAGTGCCAGCGACCCGGACGGAGACCAGCTCATCTTCTCCTTTGAAGTGCCTTATGCAAGCGTTGACCAGGCCGGTGGATTGATCCCGCCGCCTTCACCGCTGCCCAACCCGGTTCCCACCGTTGCTTTTGCACCAGGCTTCAGCTTGGCGCAGCCGTTCGGCGCGGGTGGCTATTCCTTCATCAACGGTGCGACCGGACTAACGCAGTACATGCCGGTGCTGCAGGGAAACCATGTGGTGTCCGTTGAGGTGAAGGAGTACCGCAATGGCTTGTTGATCGGTCGTACACGAAGGGACCTTCAGCTGCAAGCCATTGTGTGCCCGCCGAACGCCACGCCCAACGTGAACGGCCAGTTGAACCTGAGCTATTCCGTTGCCGCTGGTGACCAACTGTGCTTCGATATGGACTTCGTTGACGCCGATGGCGATTCGCTCTACCTCACTGCGGCCGGCGCCATTTTCGATCCGTTGCTGTTCAGCCCGGCGGCGACCATCGGCGCGCCTGACAGTGCGCTGGCCGCCATCAGCGCCACGTTCTGCTGGGACACGGAATGCGACCAAGGTCAGGACCAGCCGTACCTCTTCAGCGTGAGCGTTAGTGACAACGGCTGCCCACCGAAGAACATCGATGTGGTCTTCCAAGTGACCGTGGTCCCGTTCGCAGGACCCGCTACGATCACCGGCCCTGCAGCGGTTTGCGGGAACAGCTCGGGAGTTGCATACTCCACCACCAATATCGCCAACGCGACCTATACATGGACCGTTACGGGTGGTTCACTAGCAACCCAGAACGGTAACAGCATCACGGTCAACTGGGGTGGAGCGGGTGCCGGCTCCGTGAGCGTGTTCGCGACCGATTCGCTGGGTTGTTCCTCAGCACCGATCAACCTGCCTGTAACGATCAATGCATTACCCGCTGCGGATGCGGGTCCTGATCAGCTGATCTGCCAGGGCGATAGCGTTGCCATCGGCGGCGCCCCAACCGGTCCGCCCGGCAGCACCTTCAATTGGAGCAACTCCGGTTCGTTGAGCAGTGGTAGCGCGGCCAACCCCTTCGCATCGCCGACCACTACCACCACTTATGTCGTTACCGTTGCGAATGCGGGTTGTGTGGCCACCGACACGGTGGTGGTGAACATCAGCAATGTGGCGGTGAGCGCCGGACCTGATGCCGTGATCTGCTCGGGTGATACGGCGCAGCTGCAAGCCAGTGGTGGTTCGGGCTACCTGTGGTCGCCGGGTGCTACGCTGAGCAATGATGCGATCGCGGATCCGCTGGCCTTCCCGACTTCCACCACTGTTTACGCAGTGCAGGTAACGGACAGCATCGGATGCGTGACCACGGACTCCGTGCAGGTGCTTGTGAATGAGCTGCCCATCGTTGATGCCGGCGCTGACAGCAGCATCTGCCTGAACACGTCGATCGTGCTCGGCGGTGCACCGACGGGCCCGGTCGGAAGCACTTTCGATTGGAACCAGGCCGGTACGCTCGATAGCGACACCTTGGCCAACCCGACCGCCACACCAACGCAGACCACCACCTACACTGTGACGGTTACCGATCTGAACGGATGTGTTGCGCAGGACAACATCGAGATAACTGTGCTGAACCTGCCCAACGTTGATGCGGGCCCCGATCAGAGCATTTGCCCCGGTGACAGTGCCCAGTTGAACGGAACGGCAGGCCCTGGTGCGACCTGGTCGCCCATCATCGGGTTGAGCGATCCCAACGACCTCGATCCGTTGGCCTCACCTCCGTCAACCACGGTTTATGTGCTGGAACGCACCGCGGCCAATGGTTGCAGTAACACCGACAGCGTTACAGTGGTCGTTTTCCCAGCGGCGCAGGCGAACGCTGGTCAGGACCAAAGCACCTGCCTGGGTGACACGGTGCAGCTGAACGTCACGGGAGGTACTGCGGTTTGGTCGCCTTCAACATCTCTGAGCGATCCGAACATCAGCAACCCATTGGCTTTCCCGGACACCACGACGCTTTACACCGTGGTGGTGACGGACGGCAATGGTTGTTCTGCAACCGACAGTGTGCTTGTGACCGTTACCGCGCCCATCAGTGCCGGCGGCGATGGCAGTGTGACCATCTGCAGCAACACGAGCGCATGGCTGTTCGACCACCTCGTAGGTCCTTATGATACGACAGGATCTTGGCTCAGCCCTGCTTTTGCGAACGACAATGCGGACTTCGACCCATCATTGGGCGACCAGCCAGGCACGTGGTACTATGTCGTTCAGGTTGCCAACTCAGCATGCCCTGCGGATACTGCGACGGTTGAGGTGGCCGTGAACCAACTGCCGGATGCAGGCTTCGGCGACAGTTTGACGGTTTGCAGCAGCGATGCGCCCTTTGACTTCCCGTTGAGCATCGGGGTGGATACCAATGGTGTATGGACGGGGCCCTTCAACCTGCCGAACGATGGCACCTATATCCCCGGCACCAGCGAGCAGGGCACGTACTCGTACATCCTCCTCGGCAGTGCGCCGTGCCCGAACGACACTGTGTTCTTCACAGTATCGGAAGTGCTTGCCCTCAACCCGGGCCAGAGCAACGCGGTAACCGCATGCGGAAGTGGTGTGCCGTTCAATTTGATCGACTCTTTGGGCGGCAATCCGGACCAGAACGGTTCGTGGACCGGCCCGAACAATCAACCGCACGGCAGCACGTTAGACCCTTCGGTGGATGATGATGGTACATACACGTACACCGTGGCAGGGGGCACCGCGTGCGAAGCCAGCACCACGTTGGAAGTGAACGTGCAAGTGCCTCCAGCTGATGCAGGCAACAACCTTGCGCTGTGCATCGGTGATACCGTGCAGTTGAATGCCAGCGGAGGAACGGATTACAGCTGGTCACCCGTAACCGACCTGAGCGATGCGGCCATTTCCGGCCCGCTCGCCTTCCCGACTTCCACCACCACCTACACCGTTAGCGTTACGGACGGGTTGGGGTGCGTTGCAACGGATTCCGTTGTCGTTACGGTGAACCCCCTGCCTGTGGCGGACGCTGGACCCGATGAGGCGGTGTGCACCGGAAGTTCCGTGAACATCGGCGGGAACCCCACCGGCCCCGGTGGTAGCACCTATGTGTGGTCGCCGAGCGCTGGCCTCAGCAGCACCACCAACGCCAATCCGGATGCTTCGCCCACGGACACAACGACCTACGTGGTGCAAGTGACCGATGGCAACACCTGCGTTCAGACGGATACGATGACGGTGGTCGTGTATGCATTGCCGAGCGTCTTCGCAGGCAATGACACGTCGTTCTGTACAAGCACCTCGGTGCAGCTGAATGCACAAGGTTCCGGCGACTTCGCATGGACGCCGACCGCCGGACTCAACGATCCGAACATCGCCAACCCGGTCGCGTCGCCTTCCGCGAACACCACTTACACGGTAACGCTAACGGACGGGAACGGCTGTGTGGCATCGGATGACATCAACGTGAGCATCGATCCGTTGCCCACCGTGGATGCCGGACCGGACCTGTGGGTGTGCCCTGGCTTCGGTGAGCAGTTGCAAGGCAGTGGCACTGGTACCTTCTCTTGGGCGCCTTCCACCGACCTGAACGATGCCAACGTGGCCAACCCCGTGGCCGACCCGCCGACCAGCACGGTCTATACGCTCACGGTAACCAGCGGCACGGGCTGCACGGCCAGCGATGCCATGACGCTCACCGTGAACAGCGACCCGCCTGTGGATGCAGGGCCCGACCAGTCGATCTGCTTGGGGCAGCAGGTGGTGATCGGTGGTGCGCCCACGAGCATTGCGGGGAGCTCCTACGCTTGGTCGCCCAGTGCCACGTTGAACAACCCAACGGACGGTAACCCGCTGGCCACGCCCACTGCGACAACCACTTACACCGTGGTGGTCACCAACGACACCTGCACCAGCAGTGATCAAGTGACGGTGCTAATCCAAGGCGTTGCTGAGGCGGCCTTCAATGTGCGCTTTGAACCAGGCTGCGATGGATTGCGCGCCTTCTTCACCGATCTGAGCACCGCTCCCGAGAGCTGGTTCTGGGATTTCGGCGGTGGAGCCACGAGCACCGAACAGAACCCGCAATACGTGCTCACCTATGGTCAGAGCATCGACGTGACCTTGACCATCACCGATGCGTTCGGTTGCACGGATGAAGTGACCCAGAACTACAACCCTGGCAACTACGAGGACAACGTTCAGCTGAGCGTGCCCAACGTGTTCACCCCGAACGGCGATGGCATGAACGATGTCTTTACGCTGAACACCGACGCTGAGCTAGGGCCTTGCACCAAGATGCTGGTGTACAACCGCTGGGGCCAGAAAGAGTTCGAGAGCCTTGGTGCCAACATCGTGTGGGACGGCCGCAACTTCGGTGGCATTGAGTGCACCACAGGTACATACTTCTACGTCATCGACGTCAAGGGCATGAGCTTCGAAGGCACCGTTTTCCTCAACCGGTAAACCACTACTGACCATGAAAGGGTTCGCACTGCTCGCCATTGCCGCCGCTGGCTACGGCGTTCATTCCTATAACTCGTCCGATTGCGTGAAAGGCGCAGGGGACGCGGTGAAGAAAGACCTGTCCGTTGGTGCGTTCCATGGGGTGCACGTCATGGGCTCCTTGTCGGTGGAGCTGACGCAAGCTGCCACGCAGAGCGTTCAGGTGGAAGGTCAGCCCAACCTGGTGGACCTCGTGGAGACCACCGTTGAGAACGGCATCTGGAAGATCGGAACGAGCAAGTGCTACAGCACCGACAAGCCGTTCGTGGTGCGCATCAATGTGCCGAGCATCGACCGCGTGGCCGTGATGGGCAGCGGCGATGTAAAGGGCAAGAACCAGTTCGGTGCCGATAAGGTGGACATCGACGTGCAAGGCAGTGGCGATGTGACCATGACCTTCAACTGCAAGAGCCTTGAAGCAACGGTGCAGGGCAGCGGCGACATCAAGTTGGGCGGCGAATGCCAGGAGCTGGTGGCCACCGTGCAGGGTAGCGGCGATGTGAAAGCCGTGGAGATGAAGAGCCAACGCGCCATGGCCACCGTCACTGGTAGTGGCGATGTTACCGTGGCCGTGCTCGAAAGCCTCAACGCCAAGGTGACCGGCAGCGGCGATGTGAAGTACAAAGGCAAGCCGAAGGAGGTGAAGAGCAGCATCACCGGCAGCGGCGATGTGAGCGAGCTGAAGTGATGCGCGACGCCAGTTGGTTTGCCGGTGCCCTAGTGCTCTTGGTGAGCGCATGCGGCGGAAACAACACGGAAGGCACGGCCACTGTGGTTGAGCCCCAGCGCGACACCTCCCATTGGCATGGCCCCAGCGCACTTGAGCGGGTGCACTTCCCCCAGGTAGCGGACAACATAAAGCACGACACGCTGGCGGTGCAGATCACCTTCGACCTGCTGGACGGCACGCATCTGATGGTCGCGGCCAATGCTGAAGAGACCTTTGAAGGATTGGCGCTATACCGCTACCGTGCTCGGCCGGACAGCAGCTCGGAAGTCTTGGCACGTTCTTCCCCCGCGTATGACAGCTGGACGATGTTCCCGACTTTCTTCAGGGCGCCGGACAAGTCGTGGCCGCTGGTGGTGTTCGCGAACTTCGGCGAGAAGCAGAGCTGGGGCCAGAAGTTGATGCTGTTGGACAGTAACGGGTTCTCGGATACCGGGTTCCTGGAGGTAGCGCTACCGGTGCGCGTCAACGAACAGGACTCGGCCTATCTGAAGCGTGAGAGCATAGCGCCGTTCTTGCGGTTGTTCGGCGATTCGCTCGAATTCGCGTGCGATAGCCTTTACATCTACGACGATGGTGCCGGAGGCCGGGACCGCATCGTTGCTGCACGCGCTGCGCGCTATGTGCTCGGCAATGGACAACCGATCCTGTACCTGGAAGGGCTGCAAGTAACGGCTGCCCCTCCGGACAGCCCCGCCCTCTAGCTCCTCAGACCATGCACTTCCACAGGGAGTGCCCGAGCCCCACGTTGTCGCGTTCTTCCACCACGCGCAGCCCGGCACGTTCCACCAGCGGCTTGAAGGTTTCAGCACGGTACATGCGGCTGTTGCCGTTGGCAATGGCCGTGAAGTAGAGCGATGTGGCGGCGAGCGAGAACGCTGCGGCCTCGTGTTCCTGCCGATCGATGAAGGTCTCCATGATCCATAGCACGGTGTCCTTGGTCATGGCTGCCCTGGCCTTGCGCAGGATGCTGACCACCTCTTCCTCACTGAAGCAATCCAGGAACTGGCTCATCCAGATCACATCGGCACCATCGGGCAACGTGCTGTTCGGGTCGAGCATGTCGCTGGGGACAGTGCGCAGACGATCCGCATGGCCGGCCGCTGTGATGTTGCGTTCCACTTCGCGCAGTTGCCCCGGTAGGTCCACCA
Protein-coding sequences here:
- a CDS encoding gliding motility-associated C-terminal domain-containing protein codes for the protein MKRLFPRALAAATLLVGLNVQASHLIGGNLGYTYVGETAPGSGMYRYNVYMQFFMNCGPDSNWETLYELLGQNYNTPLEVGAYIQDINNPNADKALYQVVNLTFQDSLQIIPDLPDGCTVGQGLCTVQGNFLGTIDLPLNFAGYHLYFQLCCRNNDILNLNNPGGTGIGYYAFVPPPLVQNSSPVWIGIPTPFLCINDTSTFVNSASDPDGDQLIFSFEVPYASVDQAGGLIPPPSPLPNPVPTVAFAPGFSLAQPFGAGGYSFINGATGLTQYMPVLQGNHVVSVEVKEYRNGLLIGRTRRDLQLQAIVCPPNATPNVNGQLNLSYSVAAGDQLCFDMDFVDADGDSLYLTAAGAIFDPLLFSPAATIGAPDSALAAISATFCWDTECDQGQDQPYLFSVSVSDNGCPPKNIDVVFQVTVVPFAGPATITGPAAVCGNSSGVAYSTTNIANATYTWTVTGGSLATQNGNSITVNWGGAGAGSVSVFATDSLGCSSAPINLPVTINALPAADAGPDQLICQGDSVAIGGAPTGPPGSTFNWSNSGSLSSGSAANPFASPTTTTTYVVTVANAGCVATDTVVVNISNVAVSAGPDAVICSGDTAQLQASGGSGYLWSPGATLSNDAIADPLAFPTSTTVYAVQVTDSIGCVTTDSVQVLVNELPIVDAGADSSICLNTSIVLGGAPTGPVGSTFDWNQAGTLDSDTLANPTATPTQTTTYTVTVTDLNGCVAQDNIEITVLNLPNVDAGPDQSICPGDSAQLNGTAGPGATWSPIIGLSDPNDLDPLASPPSTTVYVLERTAANGCSNTDSVTVVVFPAAQANAGQDQSTCLGDTVQLNVTGGTAVWSPSTSLSDPNISNPLAFPDTTTLYTVVVTDGNGCSATDSVLVTVTAPISAGGDGSVTICSNTSAWLFDHLVGPYDTTGSWLSPAFANDNADFDPSLGDQPGTWYYVVQVANSACPADTATVEVAVNQLPDAGFGDSLTVCSSDAPFDFPLSIGVDTNGVWTGPFNLPNDGTYIPGTSEQGTYSYILLGSAPCPNDTVFFTVSEVLALNPGQSNAVTACGSGVPFNLIDSLGGNPDQNGSWTGPNNQPHGSTLDPSVDDDGTYTYTVAGGTACEASTTLEVNVQVPPADAGNNLALCIGDTVQLNASGGTDYSWSPVTDLSDAAISGPLAFPTSTTTYTVSVTDGLGCVATDSVVVTVNPLPVADAGPDEAVCTGSSVNIGGNPTGPGGSTYVWSPSAGLSSTTNANPDASPTDTTTYVVQVTDGNTCVQTDTMTVVVYALPSVFAGNDTSFCTSTSVQLNAQGSGDFAWTPTAGLNDPNIANPVASPSANTTYTVTLTDGNGCVASDDINVSIDPLPTVDAGPDLWVCPGFGEQLQGSGTGTFSWAPSTDLNDANVANPVADPPTSTVYTLTVTSGTGCTASDAMTLTVNSDPPVDAGPDQSICLGQQVVIGGAPTSIAGSSYAWSPSATLNNPTDGNPLATPTATTTYTVVVTNDTCTSSDQVTVLIQGVAEAAFNVRFEPGCDGLRAFFTDLSTAPESWFWDFGGGATSTEQNPQYVLTYGQSIDVTLTITDAFGCTDEVTQNYNPGNYEDNVQLSVPNVFTPNGDGMNDVFTLNTDAELGPCTKMLVYNRWGQKEFESLGANIVWDGRNFGGIECTTGTYFYVIDVKGMSFEGTVFLNR
- a CDS encoding DUF2807 domain-containing protein, which codes for MKGFALLAIAAAGYGVHSYNSSDCVKGAGDAVKKDLSVGAFHGVHVMGSLSVELTQAATQSVQVEGQPNLVDLVETTVENGIWKIGTSKCYSTDKPFVVRINVPSIDRVAVMGSGDVKGKNQFGADKVDIDVQGSGDVTMTFNCKSLEATVQGSGDIKLGGECQELVATVQGSGDVKAVEMKSQRAMATVTGSGDVTVAVLESLNAKVTGSGDVKYKGKPKEVKSSITGSGDVSELK